Genomic DNA from Methanosarcina sp. MTP4:
GGCTGTCAAAATTAAAGAAAAAGCATCCCTCATTAAGAAAATAGAACGAAAAGAGATCGTGCCCGAAGACTCCGTGCGCAAGAAACTTGAGCACACCCTCAACATCAAGCTAACGGAGCGGGTTTCCAGTTCGGATCAGGAGGTCTCCCACTTTAAGACGGATACGACCCTCGGGGATATCGTTAAGATCAAGAGGAAGTAATTCTCCGCTGAGACATGGTAATTAGGTTACGGTAATTAGGTTACGGTAATTAGGTTACGGTAATTAGGTTACGGTAATTAGGTTACGGTAATTAGGTTACGGTAATTAGGTTACGGTAATTAGGTTACGGTATTACATATCAGGTATTAAAGTTGGGTAAGTAAAATAAGGTACTAAGATAAGGTAATTAAAATAGATAAATCAATATAAAGGTGAATTCCGGGGTATCGGTTTTCAATCCTGACACCTCAGTAATCCAGACTGGAATGTAGGCTGGAGAGTTCTTTATCTCTCCTTTTTCTCATTTCCCTTTATTTTTTACTCCCTTATGTCATCCCTTTTTCTTCTCTTCTTCTCTCCTCTATTTTTTTTCTGCTTTTTCTCTTCAATTAGGTCCTGGTCTGTACAGTTTCCTACCTGCCTGCCTTTTGCCTTCCCTTTACATTTCGATCTCAATGTCGTACACTTTTTCAGGATTTTCCTTGTGGATGGTCCAGAAAGGTTCTTCCCCGTGCTTTTCTACCAGTTTTAATGTTCTGCGAGGGATTGTTTTCGGGCCAAGTACCGCGCCGGGCCTTTCAGGGTCATCGATATAGTCTGTTTCCATCATGAAACGGGTACCTTCTTCAAGGGCCTTTTCAATCGCTCCTTTGGAACAGATCACTCCGGGAAAGACTCCCAGTTTCTCGCAGGCGTTAACGAGAGGCGGGGCATAGTGCTTAACCACCCTGTACATTTTGATCCCGGTTTTCCTTGCCCTCTCCGCAATATCGGTGAGTTCCGGCTCTTCGACGCTTTCTGTGTGGAGCTGGACTGCACAGTCCTGGTCTCTTCCCAGGGAAAAGGCGTGTTCCATGATCTCGTTTGAGGCTTCCCAGACCTCTCCGGGAACGGGGTAGTGCGGGCGCCCTGATTTAATTCCCACCGCAAGACCTTTTTCCACGTAGTCTGCCGCAAGCTCAAGGCCTTTTTTCATGGTCTCGGCAGCCTCTCCTAGTTCCATGTACTCCGTGAGTTTTGAAATCTCTGCAGGGTGTACCCCAAGCACGGGAAATGCCCCAACTCCCATCTCCCGGATTTTTGCGGCGATTTCCACTGTCTCATCAAAGACGGGCAGGTAATCTTCGGGCTTTTTTACAGTGATCCCCAGGGTCCAGGTCGGCTTGGTCACCAGGATAATGTGGGTTCCCCCTGCGTTCTGGAAGTCTTTTACGGCGGCAAGCCCCCTGGCTCTCGGGTCGATGTGCATGTGGTTGTCGGTAATCGGAATTTTTGCGGGCATTTTTTCTTCCTCAAATTTGCTTTAGCCTTGCTTTAGCCTTGCTTTAGCCTTGCTTGAATCTTTCTCAAAAAGGGTTTTCCGAAAGTTCTTTTTTTCATCTTGAATATTTTTATGTGTTTTCACGGCCTGTAAATTTTCCGGTTTTTCAGGTCTGCGGCCTCTTTCGCTACACTTTCGCAGAAGGCTTGTCCCCGATATATTAGCACCCAAAACTTGAAATAGATAGCCTGCTGTTGAGTACCCGGGAAGCAATCAAGTAATTTTTAGTCAAATTTTTTGAAAGGTCTTTTTCCCTTTTCCAGCTTATCAAGCGCTACCATTCTTCAAATAAGAAACCAAACGCATGGTTACCTGATACACGGTGACCTGAAATGGCAACCTGATATACGGTGACCTGAAATGGTGATAATATGAGCAAAACCGCAGCAGTAATAAAAGGTGACGGGGTTGGCCCCGAACTTGTCGACGCAATGCTTAAAGTCGTGGAAGCCGCAGGTACGGACGTCGAATTCGTGATGTGTGAAGCCGGTGCCACCTGGTGGGAAGAACACGGTGGAAATTCCCTTATCCCTGACGAGACCTGGGACATCCTGGACAGCTCCGACGCCTCCTTTAAGGGGCCTACCACCACTCCCGGGGGGATCGGTTCCCCGAGAAGTGTGGCCGTGTCCATCAGGAGGAAGTACGACCTCTATGCAAACGTGCGCCCCATA
This window encodes:
- a CDS encoding TatD family hydrolase produces the protein MPAKIPITDNHMHIDPRARGLAAVKDFQNAGGTHIILVTKPTWTLGITVKKPEDYLPVFDETVEIAAKIREMGVGAFPVLGVHPAEISKLTEYMELGEAAETMKKGLELAADYVEKGLAVGIKSGRPHYPVPGEVWEASNEIMEHAFSLGRDQDCAVQLHTESVEEPELTDIAERARKTGIKMYRVVKHYAPPLVNACEKLGVFPGVICSKGAIEKALEEGTRFMMETDYIDDPERPGAVLGPKTIPRRTLKLVEKHGEEPFWTIHKENPEKVYDIEIEM